The proteins below come from a single Gammaproteobacteria bacterium genomic window:
- a CDS encoding AAA family ATPase gives MAITAANRIILGKETQIRLALVCLITGGHLLIEDIPGVGKTMLAQSLAHLLGLSYQRIQFTSDLLPADIIGASIYERQSGEFRFHPGPIFAHLVLADEVNRATPKAQSALLEAMEERQVTVDGVTRPLPQPFFVIATQNPLHQVGTFPLPESQLDRFLMCIGLGYPGEHAERELLRGRDRRELLRDLKPVLNAPELMSLRSAAFDLHVSDALLDYLQALVRHTRESPRYENGLSPRAAIALKHAAQAWALLMGRAGVIPEDLQAVLPGVVGHRLRMQATHESGTPATVAKELLEAVPIP, from the coding sequence ATGGCCATCACCGCGGCCAACCGCATCATTCTCGGCAAGGAAACCCAGATCCGCCTGGCGCTGGTGTGCCTGATCACCGGCGGCCACCTGTTGATCGAGGACATTCCCGGCGTCGGCAAGACCATGCTGGCGCAGAGTCTCGCGCACCTGCTGGGCCTGTCGTACCAGCGCATCCAGTTCACGAGCGACCTGCTGCCGGCGGACATCATCGGCGCGTCCATTTACGAGCGCCAGAGCGGCGAGTTCCGTTTCCACCCCGGCCCGATCTTCGCGCACCTGGTGCTGGCCGACGAGGTCAACCGCGCCACGCCCAAGGCGCAGAGCGCGCTGCTCGAAGCCATGGAAGAACGCCAGGTGACCGTGGACGGCGTCACCCGGCCGCTGCCGCAGCCGTTCTTCGTGATCGCCACCCAGAATCCGCTGCATCAGGTGGGCACGTTTCCGTTGCCGGAATCGCAACTCGACCGCTTCCTCATGTGCATTGGCCTTGGTTATCCCGGCGAGCACGCCGAGCGTGAGCTGCTGCGTGGGCGCGATCGCCGCGAACTGCTGCGCGACCTGAAGCCGGTATTGAATGCGCCCGAGCTGATGAGCCTGCGCAGCGCGGCCTTTGACCTGCATGTATCCGACGCTTTGCTGGATTACCTGCAGGCCCTGGTGCGTCACACGCGCGAATCCCCGCGCTACGAAAACGGCCTGTCACCGCGCGCCGCCATTGCGCTCAAGCACGCCGCGCAGGCCTGGGCGCTGCTCATGGGCCGTGCCGGCGTGATCCCGGAAGATCTGCAGGCAGTGCTGCCGGGCGTGGTCGGTCACCGCCTGCGCATGCAAGCCACGCATGAAAGCGGCACACCGGCGACGGTCGCCAAAGAGCTGCTGGAAGCCGTGCCGATCCCCTGA
- a CDS encoding DUF58 domain-containing protein: MFAATRKFLSQHIYEWARRRQGQDGDSLRLDHRRIYILPTRQGWIYALALLFMLLASMNYSNSMGFMLVFVLAGLGFTAMYACHANLAGLEITAGKHPAVFAGDTARFVLHLDNPGRSTRSAISLSAAHGDSTVTGDIAGGGHGNGAVPLRAEHRGWLSVERLVVETDYPFALFHAWSWVYMELKVLVYPQPAEHAPPLPQPEGGHGGGERATRGDEDFSNLRSYRPGDSPRHIAWKASAQMQRLLTKQFAGGGEEQRWLAWDQLAERDPEKRLSILCRWVLTAHAENLNYGLRLPGKTIAIAGGATHRDHCLEELALFQLPGAHAP, from the coding sequence ATGTTCGCTGCCACGCGCAAATTCCTGAGCCAGCACATATACGAATGGGCGCGCCGCCGTCAGGGCCAGGATGGCGACAGTCTGCGCCTGGACCACCGGCGCATCTACATCCTGCCCACGCGTCAGGGCTGGATTTACGCGTTGGCGCTGCTGTTCATGCTGCTCGCTTCCATGAACTACTCCAACAGCATGGGCTTCATGCTGGTGTTCGTGCTCGCCGGGCTGGGCTTCACCGCCATGTACGCATGCCACGCCAATCTCGCCGGGTTGGAAATCACCGCCGGCAAACATCCCGCGGTGTTCGCCGGTGACACCGCACGCTTTGTCCTGCACCTTGACAATCCGGGTCGCAGCACGCGCAGCGCCATCAGCCTGAGCGCGGCGCACGGTGACTCCACGGTCACCGGCGATATCGCCGGCGGCGGTCACGGCAATGGGGCCGTGCCATTGCGCGCCGAGCACCGCGGCTGGCTGAGTGTCGAGCGCTTGGTGGTGGAAACCGATTATCCGTTCGCCCTGTTCCACGCTTGGAGCTGGGTGTACATGGAGCTGAAAGTGCTGGTGTATCCCCAACCCGCGGAACATGCGCCCCCGCTGCCCCAGCCCGAAGGCGGACACGGCGGCGGCGAGCGTGCGACGCGCGGCGATGAGGATTTCAGCAACTTGCGCAGTTATCGGCCCGGCGATTCACCGCGGCACATCGCCTGGAAGGCATCGGCACAGATGCAGCGGCTGCTCACCAAACAGTTTGCCGGCGGTGGTGAGGAACAGCGCTGGCTCGCATGGGATCAGCTGGCGGAGCGCGACCCGGAAAAGCGCCTGTCCATCCTGTGCCGCTGGGTATTGACCGCACACGCTGAAAACCTGAATTACGGCCTGCGCTTGCCGGGCAAAACTATCGCCATCGCCGGCGGTGCGACGCACCGCGACCACTGCCTGGAAGAACTGGCGCTGTTCCAGTTGCCGGGAGCGCACGCTCCTTGA